The Pseudanabaena sp. FACHB-2040 nucleotide sequence TGGTTGGGATGACGATCTGCAAATTCCCGAATTACTTTCGGACGAGATTGCTCAGGCATTTCGGAACGTAGAGCGAACCTTGGCCACTGCCGGTGCGGGTTGGGAGCATGTGGTTCACATCAATTCTTACCATGTTAGTGGGTTGCCCCCGGAGGTTAACGATGTGATGGTCAGGTTATATCGCCACTACATGCCCAACCACGCCCCCATTTGGACACAGGTAGGCGTCGCGGCGCTTGGACTGTCCACAATGCGGATTGAAATCCGCGTGACTGCAATTGTTCCGTGAGTTTCGCATCAGCGGCAGCGCTGGTGACAGGGCTGCCGCTGATGCGTAGAACGAAGCCTTTTATCGTAGCAAGATAGCATTATG carries:
- a CDS encoding RidA family protein, with amino-acid sequence MDKPEFFVTPGYGEYMLDKLHYSQAVKIGNRVETSSQGGWDDDLQIPELLSDEIAQAFRNVERTLATAGAGWEHVVHINSYHVSGLPPEVNDVMVRLYRHYMPNHAPIWTQVGVAALGLSTMRIEIRVTAIVP